TGAGTGAAAATTGCTGTAATACTAGATCTGCCTTCCAAGTCTACTTTCGTCCTTCTGTATGACTTCATGTTTTGTATAGAAAAGTTTAACTTAGACCAAGTTAAATTTTTCTATACAGACTCAAACCAATTACCGCATTCTGTCCGCCAAAGCCAAAACTAAAACACAGCACCCGCTGAATTTTACTATGACGTGCAGCCATCACCAGATCCAAATCAAATTCTGGTTGTTGTAATCCTACACATGGTGGTAAAATTTGATGCTGCAAAGCCAATAGGGAAAAAGCTACACCCAAAGCTCCCGATGCTCCAAGGGTATGCCCTGAGCTTCCCTTAGTTGAACTAATCGCCACTTTTTGGGGAAATAACCGCTGTATCACCATACTCTCTATGCGGTCATTTAGCAGAGTAGCCGTACCATGAGCATGAATGTAATCAATATCGGCTGGAGTTAGTCCACTACGTGCGAGACATTGCTTGATAGCGGCGATCGCACTCCTCCCCTCTGGTTCTGGTACATTACTATGATATGCGTCATTTGTCAAGCTAAAACCCAGAATCTCACCATAAATCTTTGCCCCACGTTCCCTAGCCAACTCTGCTGATTCCAGGATAAACACAGCACCGCCTTCGCCCAAAACCAAGCCTTCCCGGTGCAAATCGAAGGGATAAGACCCCGTTTTTGCCAAAGCACCCATCTGCTGAAATCCTGTCAAACTTAGGGGAGTAATCGGTGCTTCCACAGCCCCAGCAATGACCCGCTCACATTGTCCAGTTTGCACGAGATTTGCAGCCTGGGCGATCGCCCAAATTCCAGTAGCACAAGCAGCCATCGGTGCTAAAACAATCCCCGTGCTACCGATTTGTCGCGCCGCTGCGATCGCATTCATGTGGGGTAAGGTTTCTAACCAGTCTTCTAAACACACGGACTGCGCGTCTGAGGACAGGGGGAGAGGGGCGCATTGATTTAGCTTCTCCCTAGATCGAAGGTGCGCTAGCACCTCCCAAGAAGCCTGATAACCGCGGCTAGAACCAATAACTACACCGCAATCAGACAAAGGTGGAACCAACCCAGCATCTTCTACAGCATCAGCAACAACTCGCTGAGTTAGAGTTTTCAATTTAGCAGGATGTTGAGCAATCAAGCCTAGAGGAAGTGGTAAAAGTTCTGGAAATGGTTGATAAAACTGAATTCCAGACTTACCAGCTATCAACTTTCGCCAGCTATCCTCTAGGTTTTTGCCTAAAGCGGAAATTAAACCAATACCAGTAACAACAACCTTAACCAATTTGAAATTAGGGATTAGGGATTAGGGATTAGGGATTAGGGATTGCACTTCGGCTCCGCTCTGTTACCAGGGATTGGGGATTGGGGATTGGATTAATTTACTTTTGACTCATTACTCATTACTCCTTACTCCTTACTCATTACTCATTACTCCTAACTCCTAACTCCTAACTCCTAACTCCTTACTCCCTCTATTCTTAACCGCCAGTTTTCAGGTTTTCGGCACCTTCGGTGACTTTAGCAGAGTCGATGCGATCGCCTTGCTGAA
The Gloeotrichia echinulata CP02 DNA segment above includes these coding regions:
- a CDS encoding beta-ketoacyl-ACP synthase, whose translation is MVKVVVTGIGLISALGKNLEDSWRKLIAGKSGIQFYQPFPELLPLPLGLIAQHPAKLKTLTQRVVADAVEDAGLVPPLSDCGVVIGSSRGYQASWEVLAHLRSREKLNQCAPLPLSSDAQSVCLEDWLETLPHMNAIAAARQIGSTGIVLAPMAACATGIWAIAQAANLVQTGQCERVIAGAVEAPITPLSLTGFQQMGALAKTGSYPFDLHREGLVLGEGGAVFILESAELARERGAKIYGEILGFSLTNDAYHSNVPEPEGRSAIAAIKQCLARSGLTPADIDYIHAHGTATLLNDRIESMVIQRLFPQKVAISSTKGSSGHTLGASGALGVAFSLLALQHQILPPCVGLQQPEFDLDLVMAARHSKIQRVLCFSFGFGGQNAVIGLSLYRKI